One Mangrovimonas cancribranchiae DNA segment encodes these proteins:
- a CDS encoding sulfite exporter TauE/SafE family protein, producing the protein MLWSAFILGLLGSFHCVGMCGPIAFMLPVDRSNSIKKVSQITTYHIGRLLAYSTIGLFFGLIGRNLYIFGLQQQLSIIIGVLMIIIAVLPYKTISKYNASKPLHKLIAKVKSKLGMALKRKTADTFFTIGFLNGFLPCGLVYMAVFGSLVSSTVTEGVLYMTLFGMGTIPLMTSAIYLGKFLNTKIKQRIQKAIPVFVVIIGILFILRGLGLGIPYLSPAPAIEMVSGNVNCH; encoded by the coding sequence ATGCTTTGGTCTGCATTCATATTAGGTCTATTAGGCAGTTTTCATTGTGTTGGTATGTGCGGACCAATTGCTTTTATGCTTCCTGTAGATAGAAGCAATTCCATAAAAAAAGTTAGTCAAATTACAACTTACCACATAGGAAGGCTTTTGGCTTATAGCACTATTGGTTTATTTTTTGGACTTATTGGCAGAAACCTTTACATTTTTGGATTACAACAACAACTATCCATAATAATAGGTGTTTTAATGATTATTATTGCAGTGCTTCCCTATAAAACTATAAGTAAGTACAACGCTTCAAAACCATTACACAAACTTATAGCTAAAGTAAAGAGTAAACTAGGTATGGCTTTAAAAAGAAAAACGGCCGACACCTTTTTCACTATTGGTTTTCTTAATGGGTTTTTACCTTGTGGCTTAGTTTATATGGCTGTTTTTGGAAGCTTAGTAAGTAGTACGGTTACAGAAGGCGTTTTATATATGACTCTTTTTGGTATGGGCACAATTCCGTTAATGACATCAGCCATATACTTGGGTAAGTTTTTAAACACCAAAATAAAACAACGCATACAAAAGGCCATTCCCGTTTTTGTTGTTATTATAGGAATTCTATTTATTTTAAGAGGCTTAGGGCTTGGCATTCCTTACCTCTCTCCTGCTCCAGCCATTGAAATGGTTTCAGGCAATGTAAATTGCCATTAA
- a CDS encoding universal stress protein, which yields MKHILLLTDFSKSATNAMEYALAFFNTEKCHFHLMYVHKSNSFTMDDLMSSSKKNVYDAILKDEKQQLEAYKTQLQNTYNQHQFSTIIDYDNLLSAIKQTIDSQLIDLIIAGYDGATSLFEVVFGTNTLQIIRNIACPTLIIPEDFSFNDFKDVLLPLDEHDMLDTKEFDRLLKFLDINKTHFHVLRMEQDNHLIETDKQQLNTKVKSYDYHSIKNVALADAVSTYQQLKKIDIIGLIVEKESFLKRLIAESSTTKISKSLSLPLLIVHH from the coding sequence ATGAAACACATTCTACTACTTACCGATTTTTCTAAAAGTGCTACCAATGCCATGGAATATGCCTTGGCTTTTTTTAATACTGAAAAATGCCATTTTCACTTAATGTATGTTCATAAATCTAACAGTTTTACAATGGACGACTTAATGAGTAGCTCTAAAAAAAATGTATACGATGCTATTTTAAAAGATGAAAAACAACAATTAGAAGCTTATAAAACCCAATTACAAAACACTTATAATCAACATCAATTTTCAACAATAATTGATTACGATAATCTGTTAAGCGCTATTAAACAAACAATAGACAGTCAACTTATTGATTTAATTATTGCTGGATACGATGGTGCTACCAGCCTTTTTGAAGTCGTTTTTGGCACTAATACACTTCAAATTATAAGAAACATAGCCTGTCCTACACTTATTATTCCTGAAGATTTTAGCTTTAATGACTTTAAAGATGTTTTATTACCTTTAGACGAACACGATATGCTTGACACCAAAGAGTTTGATAGGCTTTTAAAATTCTTAGATATTAACAAAACGCATTTTCACGTTTTAAGAATGGAACAAGATAACCATTTAATAGAAACCGATAAGCAGCAATTAAACACCAAGGTGAAATCGTACGATTATCACTCCATTAAAAATGTGGCCCTTGCAGATGCCGTTTCAACCTACCAACAGCTAAAAAAAATAGATATTATTGGGCTTATTGTTGAAAAGGAAAGTTTTTTAAAGCGTTTAATAGCCGAGTCTTCAACAACAAAAATCAGTAAGAGCTTGAGTTTACCCTTACTGATTGTTCATCATTAA
- a CDS encoding ABC transporter permease, translating into MLKILKYSFFDLIRSRWSYVYFAFYLLLGIVLLFLNNDLSKAVITLMNVIIVLVPLIGTIFGVMYYYNSKEFTELLLAQPLKRSSIFLGQYLGVAMSLSMSLILGLGIPFVFYGLFKSNAIWDFSLLLITGTFLTFIFTALAFNIALSNDNKIKGFGYAILLWLLLAIIYDGVFLMSLIFFEDYPLDKLSLVGTMLNPIDLSRTLILLKLDISALLGYTGAIFKQFFGTSFGLIVSFIMLIIWVILPVMRIMFKSRKKDF; encoded by the coding sequence ATGCTTAAAATATTAAAATATAGTTTTTTCGATTTAATACGTAGCCGTTGGAGTTATGTGTACTTTGCATTTTATTTGTTATTAGGCATTGTGTTACTGTTTTTAAACAACGATTTATCCAAAGCAGTCATTACGCTCATGAATGTTATTATTGTTTTAGTACCACTCATAGGAACCATTTTTGGCGTTATGTATTATTACAATTCCAAAGAGTTTACAGAGTTACTTTTGGCACAACCCTTAAAACGATCCTCCATTTTTTTAGGACAATATTTAGGTGTGGCAATGTCGCTATCCATGAGCTTGATTTTAGGGTTAGGAATTCCGTTTGTTTTTTATGGTTTATTTAAAAGTAATGCTATCTGGGACTTTTCATTATTACTTATAACAGGTACCTTTTTAACCTTTATTTTTACTGCTTTAGCATTTAACATAGCATTATCCAACGACAATAAAATAAAAGGATTTGGCTATGCTATTTTACTATGGTTACTTTTAGCGATTATTTACGATGGGGTATTTCTTATGAGTTTAATCTTTTTCGAGGATTACCCTTTAGATAAACTCTCGCTTGTTGGCACTATGTTAAATCCTATAGATTTATCAAGAACTTTAATTTTATTAAAATTAGATATTTCAGCGTTATTAGGTTACACAGGAGCCATATTTAAACAATTTTTCGGAACCAGTTTTGGGTTAATAGTATCGTTTATTATGCTTATTATTTGGGTCATTCTCCCTGTAATGCGAATAATGTTTAAATCTAGAAAAAAAGATTTTTAA
- a CDS encoding TonB-dependent receptor yields MKKLITLLGLIYSTVSLGQEIASSMEKDTTKLDEVIVISQRKLSNYRQEKTLSSVDDYLEKSNHITMIKRGNYAWEPTLSNMTSERLNVTIDGMQIFGACTDKMDPITSYVDVSNLKKVTIASGQEGTENGHCVGGSIDLQLPESKYYDFGLKSSVDLGYETNGNYKTAGLDLEYSGNKFYINADGIFRKSDNYDAGNNQEVLYSQFQKYNVSLQSGYKLTENHQLDANIIYDKATDVGYPALPMDVSLAEALITSLTHTFKNDSTFINSWETKLYFNTITHIMDDSQRPDVPIRMDMPGWSDTYGFYSKVKISEHKHNLLFNVNGFYNRSLAEMTMYPNDSNQPLMFMYTWPDIRTWYSGVYAKDTYVLNKASKVSASVRFGVHNNSIGEKAGLESLQIFYPTLSDSKHRFLKTIAADYQLKKSTFDVAFGLGYGERAPSVSEGYGFFLFNSFDNFDYIGNPYLSNEKSIQTNIKANYNLKSFKIGLESSYFYILDYIVGEIDPTLSAMTIGASGVKTYTGLNHASIFDVYLNTSYSVSKKLSLNASLGYNYGQGSNGESLPLIKPLSYLAEVAYSTATFNASLQLEGNGNQSRFSSFYGEDETPAYGVINLNLGHVINFKSSKMVFKYGVENILDAQYSTYADWNNIPRQGRNFYVNASYAIF; encoded by the coding sequence ATGAAAAAACTCATAACACTACTAGGACTAATATACAGTACAGTTTCTTTAGGACAGGAAATAGCATCTTCTATGGAAAAGGACACCACAAAATTAGATGAGGTTATTGTAATATCGCAACGAAAACTAAGTAATTACCGCCAAGAAAAAACCTTATCAAGTGTAGACGATTATTTAGAAAAATCTAATCATATTACTATGATTAAGCGTGGAAATTATGCTTGGGAACCTACATTAAGTAACATGACTAGCGAGCGCTTAAATGTTACTATAGATGGCATGCAAATATTTGGTGCATGTACCGATAAAATGGACCCAATTACATCCTATGTTGATGTGTCAAATTTAAAAAAAGTTACTATTGCTTCAGGGCAGGAAGGTACCGAAAATGGCCATTGTGTAGGTGGATCTATCGACTTACAATTACCGGAATCTAAATATTATGATTTTGGATTAAAATCAAGTGTAGATTTAGGTTACGAAACCAATGGTAATTATAAAACAGCAGGTTTAGATTTGGAATATTCTGGAAACAAGTTTTATATAAATGCCGATGGTATTTTTAGAAAATCTGATAATTATGATGCAGGCAACAATCAAGAAGTATTATACTCACAATTTCAAAAATATAATGTTTCGTTGCAAAGTGGTTATAAGCTAACAGAAAACCATCAATTAGATGCAAATATTATTTATGATAAAGCAACAGATGTTGGTTATCCAGCTTTACCTATGGATGTATCGTTAGCAGAGGCTTTAATAACATCGCTAACACACACTTTTAAAAACGATTCTACATTTATTAACTCATGGGAAACCAAGTTGTATTTCAATACCATTACGCATATCATGGACGATTCGCAACGTCCAGACGTGCCTATTCGTATGGATATGCCAGGATGGAGCGATACGTACGGGTTTTATAGTAAAGTGAAAATTAGCGAGCATAAACATAATTTACTTTTCAATGTAAATGGCTTTTACAATCGTTCTCTAGCTGAAATGACCATGTATCCTAACGATTCCAATCAACCACTTATGTTTATGTACACTTGGCCAGATATTAGAACATGGTATTCTGGAGTGTATGCTAAAGATACTTATGTCTTAAATAAAGCATCAAAGGTGTCGGCTTCGGTACGATTTGGTGTGCATAACAATTCTATTGGTGAAAAGGCTGGTTTGGAAAGTTTACAAATTTTTTACCCAACATTAAGCGATTCAAAACATAGATTTTTAAAAACTATAGCTGCCGATTATCAATTAAAAAAATCAACATTTGATGTTGCTTTTGGATTAGGATATGGCGAACGGGCTCCGTCGGTTAGCGAAGGTTATGGTTTTTTCTTATTCAACAGTTTTGACAATTTTGATTACATAGGAAATCCCTATTTAAGCAATGAAAAATCTATTCAAACTAATATAAAGGCAAATTACAACCTAAAGAGTTTTAAAATAGGGTTAGAAAGCTCCTATTTTTATATTCTAGATTATATAGTTGGTGAAATAGATCCAACTTTAAGTGCTATGACTATTGGTGCTTCTGGAGTAAAAACATATACAGGTTTAAATCATGCGTCTATTTTTGATGTTTATTTGAATACATCATATAGTGTATCAAAAAAACTGTCGCTTAATGCTTCATTAGGTTATAACTACGGTCAAGGTAGTAATGGCGAATCGTTGCCACTAATAAAACCATTGTCATACTTAGCTGAGGTGGCTTATTCTACGGCAACATTTAATGCGAGTTTACAATTAGAAGGTAATGGTAACCAAAGTAGATTTAGTAGTTTTTATGGTGAAGATGAAACGCCTGCTTATGGTGTGATAAACTTAAATTTAGGACATGTTATCAATTTTAAAAGTAGCAAAATGGTATTTAAATATGGGGTAGAGAATATTTTAGATGCTCAATATTCAACCTACGCCGATTGGAATAATATACCAAGACAAGGACGTAATTTTTACGTAAATGCGTCGTATGCTATATTTTAA
- the nosZ gene encoding Sec-dependent nitrous-oxide reductase — translation MKNILKPVAAFVTGLLVLTSCNNSTKQSNSKSGALASNIAEKVYVSPGEHDEFYAFISGGYSGNLTVYGLPSGRMFKEIPVFSQFPTSGYGYSEETKPMLNTSHGFVPWGDSHHPDISQTNGEIDGRFIFINENNTPRIAKIDLQSFETTEIIEVPNSAGNHSSSFVTENTEYVVAGTRFSVPIPQRDMPIKDYKGNFQGALSFISVAPETGDMDIKFQVLMPGFNYDLSHPGRGKSHGWFFFTTYNTEEASTLLEVNASQNDKDFIAAVNWKKIEEYVNNGGGTMMPAEYAHNVYDEHTHTATSTIKKEVRVVNPTDVPGAVFFLPTPKSPHGCDVDPTGEYIVGNGKLSANLTVHSFTKMLDAIENEKFDGEAYGIPILNFEDVLAGTVEQPGLGPLHTEFDDQGNAYTTFFISSEVVKWKVGTWEVIDRKPTYYSVGHLTIPGGNSRKPQGKYMFAMNKITKDRYLPTGPEMEHSAQLYDISGDKMELLLDFPTHGEPHYAAAMRADIIKERSKKIYNLEENNHPYAAKSDADTKVVRDGNEVHIYMTTIRSHFSPDNIEGIKVGDKVFFHVTNLEQDFDVPHGFAVLGQNTSELLIMPGQTKTSVWEPTKVGVWPFYCTDFCSALHQEMQGYIRVSPKGADTPIKWSMGEDIE, via the coding sequence ATGAAGAATATTTTAAAACCAGTGGCTGCATTTGTAACGGGACTTTTGGTTCTTACTAGTTGCAACAACAGCACGAAACAATCAAATAGTAAATCAGGTGCTTTGGCAAGCAATATAGCCGAAAAAGTATATGTGTCTCCTGGTGAACACGACGAATTTTATGCCTTTATTTCAGGTGGATATAGCGGGAACTTAACAGTTTACGGACTACCATCAGGAAGAATGTTTAAGGAAATACCTGTGTTTTCACAATTTCCTACTTCTGGATATGGATATTCAGAAGAGACAAAACCTATGTTAAACACCTCTCATGGCTTTGTGCCTTGGGGAGATTCTCACCATCCAGATATTTCTCAAACTAATGGAGAAATTGATGGCCGTTTTATTTTTATAAATGAGAATAATACGCCAAGAATTGCAAAGATAGATTTACAATCGTTTGAAACAACAGAGATTATAGAAGTACCTAATAGTGCGGGAAATCATAGTTCTTCATTTGTAACAGAAAATACAGAATATGTAGTAGCAGGAACACGTTTTTCAGTACCTATTCCACAACGCGATATGCCAATAAAAGATTACAAAGGTAATTTTCAGGGCGCCTTATCATTTATTAGTGTAGCACCAGAAACAGGCGATATGGATATAAAATTTCAAGTGTTAATGCCTGGTTTTAACTACGATTTATCGCACCCTGGACGTGGTAAATCTCACGGTTGGTTCTTTTTTACGACGTATAATACCGAAGAAGCTAGTACTTTATTAGAAGTTAATGCATCTCAAAACGATAAAGATTTTATTGCGGCAGTAAATTGGAAAAAAATTGAAGAATACGTAAACAACGGTGGCGGTACAATGATGCCAGCCGAATATGCCCATAATGTTTATGATGAGCATACACATACAGCAACTTCAACTATAAAAAAAGAAGTGCGTGTAGTTAACCCTACCGATGTTCCTGGAGCCGTATTCTTTTTACCAACACCAAAATCGCCTCATGGTTGTGATGTAGACCCAACAGGAGAGTACATTGTAGGTAATGGTAAATTATCTGCGAATTTAACCGTACACTCATTTACAAAAATGCTTGATGCCATTGAAAATGAAAAGTTTGATGGAGAGGCTTATGGTATTCCAATTTTAAATTTTGAAGATGTGTTAGCAGGTACTGTTGAACAACCAGGGTTAGGCCCTTTGCATACCGAATTTGATGATCAAGGAAATGCTTATACAACCTTCTTTATCTCATCAGAAGTTGTAAAATGGAAAGTAGGAACTTGGGAAGTCATCGATAGAAAACCAACCTATTACTCTGTTGGGCATTTAACCATTCCAGGAGGAAACTCTAGAAAACCACAAGGTAAGTACATGTTTGCAATGAATAAAATTACAAAAGATAGATATTTACCAACAGGACCAGAAATGGAGCACTCTGCACAATTGTATGATATTTCTGGAGATAAAATGGAATTACTCTTAGATTTTCCAACACATGGAGAGCCTCATTATGCTGCAGCAATGCGTGCAGACATAATAAAAGAACGTTCTAAAAAAATCTATAATTTAGAAGAAAATAATCACCCTTATGCTGCTAAATCGGATGCAGATACAAAAGTAGTAAGAGATGGAAATGAAGTTCATATTTATATGACCACTATAAGAAGTCACTTCTCACCAGATAACATAGAAGGTATAAAAGTAGGTGATAAGGTATTCTTTCATGTAACTAATTTAGAACAAGATTTTGATGTACCTCATGGCTTTGCTGTGCTAGGACAAAATACGTCAGAGTTATTAATTATGCCTGGACAAACAAAAACATCTGTTTGGGAGCCCACAAAAGTAGGGGTGTGGCCTTTTTATTGCACCGATTTCTGTTCAGCTTTACATCAAGAAATGCAAGGATATATTCGTGTGTCTCCAAAAGGAGCTGATACACCTATAAAATGGTCTATGGGAGAAGATATAGAATAA
- a CDS encoding ABC transporter ATP-binding protein has product MVSIENLHKKFGKNQVLKGVDLSIKNGGIIAVLGPNGSGKTTLIKSILGMVIPNKGTIKVQGENIKKNSSYRHYIDYLPQIANFPSNLKVKELIRMIKDLRKNTNEDERLIELFKLTPFLDKKLGNLSGGTKQKVNIVLTFMFDSPLIILDEPTTGLDPISLIRLKNLIQEEKAKGKTILITSHIMSFVEEISDEIVFLLEGKIYFKGTITELKNKTNQQDFEHAIASILSENHA; this is encoded by the coding sequence ATGGTAAGCATTGAAAACCTACATAAAAAATTTGGAAAAAACCAAGTATTAAAAGGCGTTGATTTAAGTATTAAAAACGGTGGTATAATAGCAGTTTTAGGCCCTAATGGTTCTGGAAAAACAACATTAATCAAGTCTATTCTTGGTATGGTAATTCCCAATAAAGGAACTATTAAAGTACAAGGAGAAAACATCAAGAAAAACTCAAGTTACAGGCATTATATAGATTACTTGCCGCAAATAGCCAATTTTCCTAGTAACCTAAAAGTAAAAGAGCTTATTAGAATGATTAAGGATTTGCGAAAAAACACTAACGAAGATGAGCGTTTAATAGAATTATTTAAACTAACCCCTTTTTTAGATAAAAAACTAGGCAACCTTTCTGGCGGAACAAAACAAAAAGTAAACATTGTTCTAACCTTTATGTTTGATAGCCCGCTAATTATTTTAGACGAACCAACAACAGGGCTAGATCCTATTTCCTTAATACGATTAAAAAATCTTATTCAAGAAGAAAAAGCCAAAGGAAAAACTATTTTAATAACCTCGCATATTATGAGCTTTGTTGAAGAAATTTCAGATGAAATTGTCTTTCTTCTGGAAGGCAAAATTTATTTTAAAGGAACCATAACCGAATTAAAAAACAAGACCAATCAGCAAGATTTTGAACACGCTATTGCGTCTATTTTATCAGAAAATCATGCTTAA
- a CDS encoding nitrous oxide reductase accessory protein NosL → MKPLKYFSIYILLLLFACNVAPKPINYGEDGCHFCKMTIVDKVHAAEIVTQKGKVYKFDATECMVNFMEEFDTNEIALYLSNNYLEPEALIDATQATFLISENIPSPMGAYLSAFKTKAEAESVQSNKGGTLYNWSSLQEYLNNK, encoded by the coding sequence ATGAAACCACTAAAATATTTTTCAATATATATATTGTTGTTGTTATTTGCATGCAATGTAGCCCCTAAACCTATAAATTACGGTGAAGATGGTTGCCATTTTTGTAAAATGACTATTGTTGATAAAGTCCACGCAGCCGAGATTGTTACTCAAAAGGGAAAGGTCTATAAATTTGATGCAACAGAGTGTATGGTTAATTTTATGGAAGAATTTGATACCAATGAGATAGCTCTATACTTATCAAATAATTATTTAGAGCCAGAAGCTTTAATTGATGCCACACAAGCCACTTTTTTAATTAGCGAAAACATTCCTAGTCCTATGGGAGCTTACCTGTCAGCTTTTAAAACAAAAGCAGAGGCAGAGTCTGTTCAATCCAACAAAGGTGGTACACTGTATAATTGGTCAAGCTTACAAGAGTATTTAAATAATAAATAG
- a CDS encoding FixH family protein, protein MKFNWGTGIVLAFIGFISFIMYFVITMSTNEKYNHDLVTEDYYKQELQLQNNIDSEQNSKKLKEDITWEKSEEGITITFPKDLNISNITGKVFLYRPSNKQFDFETPISLSNHNLLIPDNRLLDGRWNIIIDWQYNKIPYRYKKEIIY, encoded by the coding sequence ATGAAATTTAATTGGGGAACAGGAATTGTATTGGCTTTTATAGGCTTTATAAGTTTTATCATGTACTTTGTTATAACCATGAGTACAAACGAAAAATACAATCATGATTTAGTAACCGAAGATTATTACAAGCAAGAACTTCAGTTGCAAAATAACATTGATAGCGAACAAAACTCAAAAAAGTTAAAAGAAGATATTACTTGGGAAAAATCTGAAGAAGGAATTACCATAACTTTCCCTAAAGACCTTAATATTTCAAACATAACAGGAAAAGTGTTCCTATATAGACCATCTAACAAACAATTTGACTTCGAAACACCTATTTCTTTGTCAAACCACAATTTGCTCATACCTGACAACCGTTTGTTGGATGGTCGTTGGAACATTATTATAGATTGGCAATATAATAAAATACCTTACCGCTACAAAAAAGAAATTATATACTAA
- a CDS encoding cytochrome c → MKTKTSIIAILFAVLIMGCGGKEEKKKETFSYQKKSTDTEQVTTKKDNAEKPLPASKRVDLDNKGVGPITSINLPADIDQSMATHGQEVYKKMCTACHRADKKFIGPAPTGILERRSPEWVMNMILNPEEMVKKDPLAKDLLVEFNGSPMANQNLSEEEARAVLEYFRTLK, encoded by the coding sequence ATGAAAACTAAAACATCAATTATCGCAATTTTATTTGCCGTCCTAATAATGGGGTGTGGTGGCAAAGAAGAAAAGAAAAAAGAAACATTCTCTTATCAAAAGAAAAGTACCGACACAGAACAGGTAACTACAAAAAAGGACAATGCTGAGAAACCATTACCAGCATCTAAACGAGTAGATTTAGATAATAAAGGCGTAGGTCCTATTACTTCAATTAATTTACCTGCAGATATAGATCAGTCTATGGCAACCCATGGGCAGGAAGTCTACAAAAAAATGTGTACAGCTTGCCACAGAGCAGATAAAAAGTTTATAGGTCCAGCACCAACAGGGATTTTAGAACGAAGAAGTCCAGAATGGGTTATGAATATGATTTTAAACCCAGAGGAAATGGTAAAAAAAGATCCTTTAGCAAAAGATTTATTAGTAGAGTTTAATGGTTCGCCAATGGCAAACCAAAACCTTAGCGAAGAGGAGGCAAGAGCGGTACTAGAATACTTTAGAACGTTGAAATAA
- a CDS encoding nitrous oxide reductase family maturation protein NosD produces MKKWGVIICAIFLAMTTHAQHIEVCSTCTISTLKEAINKAQRFDTITVKPGTYKEHNIIVDKPLIIKGKNYPVIDGEFKGEIITVASDSVTVDGLFIINVGTSYTEDYAALRVKNSKHFVIQNLVLEKLFFGIYLEKSNYGKIYHNKIIGNAVEEYNSGNGIQLWYSNHIEIEHNYVERVRDGIYLEFSDNCLIKNNVSANNVRYGLHFMFSNTDTYQDNTFENNGAGVAVMFSKHIKMFNNTFKENWGTASYGMLLKEINDSEIIGNTFQENTIGINIEGSNRIVYKHNDFIKNGWAIKVRGACYTNTFTENNFLYNSFDIAYNSKVNDNVFDKNYWSNYTGYDLNKDGIGDIPYRPVKLYSYIVNRTPETIILLRSMFIDIIDFSEKVSPVFTPDNLLDNNPQTKRITW; encoded by the coding sequence ATGAAAAAATGGGGCGTTATTATATGTGCTATTTTTTTAGCTATGACAACTCATGCTCAACATATAGAGGTGTGTAGTACGTGTACTATATCTACGTTAAAAGAGGCTATTAATAAAGCACAGCGTTTTGATACTATAACCGTAAAACCAGGTACTTATAAAGAGCATAATATTATAGTCGATAAACCATTAATCATTAAAGGGAAAAACTACCCTGTTATAGATGGTGAATTTAAAGGAGAGATCATAACAGTTGCTTCCGACTCTGTTACAGTAGATGGATTATTTATTATAAATGTAGGCACGAGTTATACAGAAGATTACGCCGCTTTAAGGGTTAAAAATAGCAAGCATTTTGTAATACAAAATCTGGTTTTAGAAAAATTATTCTTCGGTATCTATCTAGAAAAATCTAATTACGGTAAGATATATCATAACAAAATAATAGGAAATGCCGTAGAAGAGTACAATTCTGGAAATGGTATTCAATTATGGTACAGTAATCATATTGAAATAGAGCATAATTATGTAGAACGAGTGCGAGATGGCATTTATTTAGAGTTTTCAGATAATTGTTTAATTAAGAATAATGTAAGTGCTAATAATGTAAGGTATGGATTGCATTTTATGTTTTCCAATACCGATACTTATCAAGATAATACCTTCGAGAATAATGGCGCAGGTGTTGCTGTTATGTTTTCCAAGCATATAAAAATGTTTAACAATACCTTTAAAGAAAATTGGGGAACAGCTTCTTATGGTATGTTACTTAAAGAGATAAACGATTCAGAAATTATAGGAAATACTTTTCAAGAGAATACCATAGGCATTAATATAGAAGGCTCGAACAGAATAGTATATAAACACAACGATTTTATAAAAAATGGTTGGGCAATTAAAGTACGAGGAGCATGTTATACTAATACGTTTACTGAGAATAATTTTTTATATAATTCGTTTGATATAGCTTATAACAGCAAAGTAAACGACAATGTTTTTGATAAGAACTATTGGAGTAATTACACCGGCTACGATTTAAATAAAGACGGTATTGGCGATATACCTTATAGACCTGTTAAACTCTATTCTTACATTGTAAATCGTACACCTGAAACCATAATATTATTACGAAGTATGTTTATAGATATTATCGATTTTTCAGAAAAAGTGTCACCCGTTTTTACGCCAGATAATTTATTAGATAATAATCCACAAACAAAACGCATAACATGGTAA
- a CDS encoding fasciclin domain-containing protein: MKLFKQFCLVVIFMGTLFACKNESQQTAKPESNTEQPDESSERTGQAFIKDDASKPNCLQIAIESSDHKTLVAAVQAAQVENALVNVGPLTVFAPTDEAFAALPEGTVDNLLKPENKADLANILKYHVTPGNYSKDFLTKFKKLGQANNGYVPVTVENGEPIIGGAKIIASVPAGNGIVHVIDKVLLPPSKE; the protein is encoded by the coding sequence ATGAAGTTATTTAAACAATTTTGCTTGGTTGTTATTTTTATGGGAACTCTGTTTGCCTGTAAAAATGAAAGTCAACAAACAGCCAAGCCAGAAAGTAATACAGAACAGCCCGATGAGTCTTCAGAAAGAACAGGGCAAGCTTTTATAAAAGACGATGCCTCAAAACCTAATTGTCTTCAAATAGCTATAGAGTCATCAGACCATAAAACGTTAGTTGCAGCCGTACAAGCTGCTCAAGTGGAAAACGCATTAGTAAATGTAGGACCACTAACTGTTTTTGCTCCTACAGATGAGGCTTTTGCTGCTTTGCCAGAAGGTACTGTCGATAATTTATTAAAGCCAGAAAATAAAGCAGATTTAGCAAACATTTTAAAATACCATGTTACACCAGGCAACTACTCTAAAGACTTTTTAACCAAATTCAAAAAGTTGGGGCAAGCTAATAACGGTTATGTTCCAGTAACAGTAGAGAATGGTGAGCCCATTATTGGTGGAGCAAAAATAATAGCTAGCGTACCAGCTGGAAATGGTATTGTACACGTAATCGATAAGGTGTTATTACCGCCATCTAAAGAATAA